A genome region from Bacillota bacterium includes the following:
- a CDS encoding BMP family ABC transporter substrate-binding protein, which translates to MHRRTFIAGLVLLLLATLVAACAKPAEQPKPAEPAQPAEQPKEINVGFIYVGPVGDAGWTWAHDQGRQYLEKNLAGVKTFYVESVPEGADCEREIRRLVEEKNCKVVFTTSFGFMDGTLNVAKEYPDRVFMHCSGYKMADNMGNYFGRMYQPRYLAGIVAGKMTKSSKIGYVAAFSIPEVVRGINAFTLGVRSVNPKATVRVIWTNTWYDPAKEKEAAKSLLAVGCDVIAQHQDTPGPQQAAEEAGKYGVGYNCDMSKFAPKAHLTAPVWNWGPYYLRVVKAVMDGTWKPEAYWGPMSDGVVGLAPFGPMVPDDVKKLVEDKKQEIVSGKWDVFTGPIKDQSGKVRVAEGQKMTDQEMLSFDWFVQGVEGTIK; encoded by the coding sequence ATGCACCGGAGGACATTTATCGCCGGGCTGGTGCTGCTCTTGCTGGCCACCCTGGTGGCGGCCTGCGCGAAGCCGGCCGAGCAGCCCAAGCCGGCCGAGCCGGCCCAGCCGGCGGAGCAGCCCAAGGAGATCAACGTGGGATTCATCTACGTGGGTCCGGTAGGCGACGCCGGGTGGACCTGGGCTCATGACCAGGGGCGCCAGTACCTGGAGAAGAACCTGGCCGGGGTTAAGACCTTCTACGTGGAGTCGGTACCGGAGGGAGCCGACTGCGAGCGGGAGATCCGCCGCCTGGTGGAGGAGAAGAACTGCAAGGTGGTGTTTACCACCAGCTTCGGCTTCATGGACGGCACCCTCAACGTGGCCAAGGAGTACCCCGACCGCGTGTTCATGCACTGTTCCGGCTACAAGATGGCGGACAACATGGGGAACTACTTCGGCCGCATGTATCAGCCCCGCTACCTGGCCGGGATCGTGGCCGGCAAGATGACCAAGTCCAGCAAGATCGGATACGTGGCCGCCTTCTCCATTCCCGAGGTGGTGCGGGGCATCAACGCCTTCACCCTGGGAGTGCGCTCGGTCAACCCCAAGGCCACGGTGAGGGTGATATGGACCAACACCTGGTATGACCCGGCCAAGGAGAAAGAGGCGGCCAAGAGCCTGCTGGCGGTGGGATGCGACGTGATCGCCCAGCACCAGGACACCCCTGGTCCGCAGCAGGCGGCGGAAGAGGCGGGCAAGTACGGCGTAGGTTACAACTGTGACATGTCCAAGTTCGCCCCCAAGGCTCATCTCACCGCCCCGGTATGGAACTGGGGTCCGTACTACCTGCGGGTGGTCAAGGCCGTCATGGACGGCACCTGGAAGCCCGAGGCATACTGGGGTCCCATGTCCGACGGCGTCGTGGGGCTGGCCCCGTTCGGCCCCATGGTACCGGACGACGTGAAGAAGCTGGTGGAGGATAAGAAGCAGGAGATCGTCTCCGGCAAGTGGGACGTTTTCACAGGCCCGATCAAGGACCAGTCGGGCAAGGTGCGCGTGGCCGAGGGTCAGAAGATGACGGACCAGGAAATGCTCAGCTTCGACTGGTTCGTCCAGGGCGTGGAAGGCACCATCAAGTGA
- a CDS encoding aldehyde ferredoxin oxidoreductase family protein: MTGVSYQDTILWVDLSRGTVEPAPFPESWQRDYLGGRALAARLLYDLVPPEADPLGPENVIVVATGPITGTLAPASGRFTVAAVSPKTGLVGHSNSGGHFGPEMKLAGFDVLVISGSSPEPVYLYLEDGRGRLFSAGDMWGQGLFRTWDMLEQKHGPDVHYLGIGPAGENRVLVSAVMNDGWDAQARPGLGAVWGAKKLKGIATRGTGKVKVADAEGFLNAVRDAYRKIMADRTYPDFSKYGTSILVDIAQASGGLSTRNAQEGVFEHYERISSRRMHADHTVGKKACWGCPLHCKNFVEVRGGPYAMRGGGPEYETLVCLGSRVGLGDLEAILYANHLCNDLGLDTISAGTAISFLMEASQRDLIPERLPWGDGGLIVDLLKKIAYREGLGEMAGWGVARMARAIPGSEEFALEVKGLELPAFDVRTGKGFGLSEATANRGGDHLTALPNFELLGMSEQEGERWFGNPYCVDPYTERGKVPMVLWHEYFAMLCDSAEICKYTTFATYALLPADLVRFISLATGEERTEAELMHLAERAYNLERLFNLRRGMVPARDDRLPRRYTHQPLPHGPARGQVVHLQTMLSEYYRAHGWDRQGVPLPETLRRLGLEEEAARVLGDEVPGPQRGGGKVPGPQRGGGGAWGGSGSCG, encoded by the coding sequence GTGACAGGGGTTTCCTACCAGGACACCATCCTCTGGGTTGATCTCAGCCGGGGGACTGTGGAGCCCGCGCCCTTCCCGGAGTCCTGGCAGCGGGACTATCTGGGGGGCAGGGCCCTGGCCGCCCGCCTCCTCTACGACCTGGTCCCCCCGGAGGCCGATCCCCTGGGGCCGGAAAACGTCATCGTGGTGGCCACCGGCCCCATCACGGGCACCCTGGCTCCCGCTTCCGGGCGCTTCACGGTGGCGGCGGTCTCGCCCAAGACCGGCCTGGTGGGGCACTCCAACTCGGGCGGGCACTTCGGGCCCGAGATGAAGCTGGCCGGGTTCGACGTCCTGGTCATCAGCGGGTCAAGCCCCGAGCCGGTGTATCTCTACCTGGAGGACGGTCGCGGCCGCCTCTTTTCCGCCGGCGACATGTGGGGCCAGGGCCTCTTCCGCACCTGGGATATGCTGGAGCAGAAGCACGGCCCCGATGTCCACTACCTGGGCATAGGTCCGGCGGGCGAGAACCGGGTGCTGGTGTCGGCGGTGATGAACGACGGCTGGGACGCCCAGGCGCGGCCCGGCCTGGGGGCGGTGTGGGGGGCGAAGAAGCTCAAGGGCATCGCCACTCGCGGCACCGGCAAGGTGAAGGTGGCCGATGCCGAGGGATTTCTTAATGCCGTGCGCGACGCCTATCGCAAGATCATGGCCGACCGCACCTACCCCGATTTCTCCAAATATGGCACCTCCATACTGGTCGACATCGCCCAGGCGAGCGGGGGGCTCTCCACCCGCAACGCCCAGGAGGGCGTCTTCGAGCATTACGAGCGCATATCGTCCCGGCGCATGCACGCCGACCATACCGTGGGGAAGAAAGCCTGTTGGGGCTGCCCGCTGCACTGCAAGAACTTCGTGGAGGTGAGGGGCGGCCCTTACGCGATGAGGGGCGGCGGGCCCGAGTACGAGACCCTGGTGTGCCTGGGGTCGCGGGTGGGCCTGGGCGACCTGGAGGCCATCCTCTACGCCAACCACCTCTGCAACGACCTGGGCCTGGACACCATTTCCGCCGGTACCGCCATTTCCTTCCTTATGGAGGCCTCCCAGCGCGACCTCATCCCGGAGAGACTCCCCTGGGGCGATGGCGGGCTCATCGTCGATCTCCTGAAGAAGATCGCGTACCGGGAGGGGCTGGGGGAGATGGCCGGGTGGGGGGTGGCCCGCATGGCCCGGGCCATCCCGGGCTCGGAGGAGTTCGCCCTGGAAGTGAAGGGGCTGGAGCTACCCGCCTTCGACGTGCGCACGGGTAAGGGCTTCGGCCTTTCCGAGGCGACGGCCAACCGCGGGGGCGATCACCTCACCGCCCTGCCCAACTTCGAGTTGCTGGGGATGAGTGAGCAGGAAGGAGAGCGGTGGTTCGGGAATCCCTATTGCGTTGATCCGTACACGGAGCGGGGCAAGGTCCCCATGGTACTCTGGCACGAATACTTCGCCATGCTGTGCGACTCCGCGGAAATATGCAAGTACACCACATTCGCCACCTACGCTCTGCTGCCGGCGGATCTGGTCCGCTTCATCTCCCTGGCCACGGGGGAGGAACGGACCGAGGCGGAGTTGATGCACCTGGCGGAGCGGGCCTACAACCTGGAGCGACTCTTCAACCTCCGGCGTGGCATGGTGCCCGCCCGGGACGACCGCCTGCCCCGTCGCTACACCCACCAGCCCCTCCCCCATGGGCCCGCACGGGGCCAGGTAGTCCATCTGCAGACCATGCTCTCCGAGTATTACCGGGCCCACGGCTGGGACCGGCAGGGGGTGCCGCTGCCCGAAACCCTGCGACGCCTGGGCCTGGAGGAGGAAGCGGCTCGGGTGCTGGGAGATGAGGTGCCGGGCCCGCAGCGGGGAGGCGGGAAGGTGCCGGGTCCACAGCGCGGCGGCGGCGGCGCGTGGGGAGGGAGCGGGTCGTGCGGGTGA
- a CDS encoding 4Fe-4S binding protein produces the protein MADLRVSIAGLEFPNPVFTAAGPPSQDAAALLRAAEGGAGGLVCKTVSVRPAPVPHPNMMVPGRGRTMHLICVGAGGGLARVVRTEVQVGQALLNTELWSDLPLQRWLSTEYPRVRQAGLPVIASIGYTADEVREVGPQVERAGVQAIEFSVHYLGGTIDPVLGTARALREAVSIPIFAKLSPNVPDLVAVARAIEPYVDGFVAINSLGPCLDFDPENPAPYLGSPFGYGWISGAPVKSLALRCVFELARATPRPVIGVGGVMSGRDAVQFLMAGAWAVQICTGAILQGPGIYGRVAAEVGAWLDAHGYRSAEEIRGRYIRAVGEGQPVKLEVTPTQVDPDRCSGCGMCIPGCPARAISQDGVGPVTVDELRCQGCGLCGSICPQSAMSRPY, from the coding sequence TTGGCTGACCTGCGGGTGAGTATCGCCGGCCTCGAGTTCCCCAACCCCGTGTTCACGGCGGCCGGGCCGCCCTCCCAGGACGCCGCCGCCCTGCTGCGGGCGGCGGAGGGGGGCGCCGGTGGGCTGGTGTGCAAGACGGTATCGGTGAGGCCGGCCCCGGTACCCCACCCCAATATGATGGTACCGGGCCGGGGGCGGACCATGCACCTCATCTGCGTGGGGGCGGGCGGGGGCCTGGCGCGCGTGGTGCGCACCGAGGTGCAGGTGGGCCAGGCCCTGCTCAACACGGAACTGTGGTCGGACCTGCCCCTGCAGAGGTGGCTTTCCACGGAGTACCCGCGCGTCAGGCAGGCGGGTTTGCCCGTGATCGCCAGCATCGGCTATACCGCCGATGAGGTGCGGGAAGTGGGCCCCCAGGTGGAACGGGCGGGGGTGCAGGCCATCGAGTTTTCCGTCCACTACCTGGGTGGCACCATCGACCCCGTGCTGGGGACCGCCCGCGCCCTGCGCGAGGCGGTGAGCATCCCCATCTTCGCCAAGCTTTCCCCCAACGTCCCCGACCTGGTGGCGGTGGCGCGGGCCATCGAGCCCTACGTGGACGGGTTCGTGGCCATCAACTCCCTGGGTCCGTGTCTGGACTTCGATCCCGAAAACCCCGCCCCTTACCTGGGCAGCCCGTTCGGTTACGGCTGGATCTCGGGCGCACCCGTCAAGTCCCTGGCCCTGCGCTGCGTGTTCGAGCTGGCCCGGGCCACGCCCAGGCCCGTGATCGGGGTGGGGGGCGTCATGTCGGGGCGGGATGCCGTCCAGTTCCTCATGGCCGGGGCCTGGGCGGTGCAGATTTGCACGGGCGCCATCCTGCAGGGACCGGGCATATACGGGCGGGTGGCCGCCGAGGTGGGGGCGTGGCTGGATGCCCACGGTTACCGTTCTGCTGAGGAGATCCGGGGCCGGTACATCCGGGCGGTGGGCGAGGGCCAGCCCGTCAAACTCGAGGTGACGCCCACCCAGGTGGATCCCGACCGCTGCAGCGGGTGCGGCATGTGCATACCCGGTTGCCCGGCCCGGGCCATATCCCAGGACGGGGTGGGACCGGTCACCGTGGACGAGCTGAGATGCCAGGGATGCGGCCTGTGTGGCAGCATCTGCCCCCAAAGCGCCATGAGCCGCCCCTACTGA
- a CDS encoding aldehyde ferredoxin oxidoreductase family protein, whose protein sequence is MAYGGYQGRFLDVDLSAGRVEAHPVPEEMQRMYLGGDGIAARVLWDEVAPGVDPLGPENVLVIATGPLTGTLFPPSGRWMAASLSPLTSHWGEAHAGGFFGAELKYAGYDYLVIRGKASAPVWLCISDGRAELRRAAALWGKTVPETTETIARELGDPDVKVACIGPAGEKLVRYAAIMSDYWRAAGRTGTGAVMGAKGLKAIAVRGSGRVRVADAEGFLAACRDAHRAHREGEWADYIRRTSRRYGTTGLTDAMNAIGRLPVKNHGDGYLPDVERVGCEAIRQRYRVAHKACFGCALQCKYVSHVSSGPYRGTRSEGPEYETVDAWGPNILVYDLDVVMQANYLCNIYGLDTISAGAAVAFAMELYERGLIGKDDTGGMEIRWGDGQVALALLEQIARREGFGRLLGEGCDLAAREIGGEAPRYSISVNGLEASGQDPRSHKSVGCTYATNVRGADHLRSLSVIDELGFHSKAVERFPHLDPEVCGNLLDETYKGYMVADQEECFAVCDSMILCKYGVMWPPIYYFPEFARAISTATGMEEYADPEAVRALGRRICHLRRAFNVRVGWDRSRDTLHPRFTEEPMPSGPAQGQVCHLEPMLKEFYEVRGYDQATGLPYRDTLEQAGLGDVAEELGRLGRLAPGLRPARPRSEKSRSGGGGR, encoded by the coding sequence GTGGCGTACGGCGGATATCAGGGCAGGTTCCTGGACGTGGACCTCTCCGCGGGCAGGGTGGAGGCGCACCCCGTCCCGGAGGAGATGCAGCGCATGTATCTGGGCGGGGACGGGATAGCCGCCCGCGTCCTGTGGGATGAGGTGGCGCCGGGGGTGGATCCCCTGGGGCCGGAGAACGTGCTGGTGATCGCCACCGGCCCTCTCACCGGGACCCTTTTCCCGCCCTCGGGACGGTGGATGGCAGCCTCCCTCTCGCCCCTCACCTCCCACTGGGGGGAGGCCCACGCGGGCGGGTTCTTCGGGGCGGAGCTGAAGTACGCCGGGTACGATTACCTGGTCATCCGGGGGAAAGCTTCCGCGCCGGTGTGGCTCTGCATCTCGGACGGGAGGGCCGAGTTGCGCCGGGCGGCCGCCCTGTGGGGGAAGACCGTACCGGAGACCACGGAGACCATCGCCCGGGAGCTGGGCGATCCCGACGTGAAGGTGGCCTGCATCGGCCCGGCCGGGGAGAAGCTGGTGCGGTATGCCGCCATCATGTCCGACTACTGGCGGGCCGCCGGGCGCACCGGCACGGGTGCCGTGATGGGAGCGAAGGGGCTTAAGGCCATCGCCGTGCGCGGTAGCGGGCGCGTGCGGGTGGCCGACGCGGAGGGATTCCTGGCCGCGTGCCGCGACGCCCACCGCGCCCACCGGGAGGGCGAATGGGCGGACTACATCCGCCGCACCTCCCGCCGGTACGGCACCACCGGTCTCACCGACGCCATGAACGCCATCGGCCGCCTACCCGTGAAGAACCACGGGGACGGTTACCTCCCCGACGTGGAGCGGGTGGGGTGCGAGGCCATCCGGCAGAGGTACCGGGTGGCCCACAAGGCCTGCTTCGGCTGCGCCCTGCAATGCAAGTACGTTTCCCACGTGTCCTCGGGGCCGTACCGGGGTACCCGTTCCGAGGGGCCCGAGTACGAGACGGTGGACGCCTGGGGGCCCAACATCCTGGTGTACGACCTGGACGTGGTGATGCAGGCCAACTACCTGTGCAACATTTATGGCCTGGACACCATCTCGGCGGGGGCGGCGGTGGCCTTCGCCATGGAGTTGTACGAGCGCGGCCTGATCGGCAAGGATGACACGGGCGGCATGGAGATCCGATGGGGCGACGGCCAGGTGGCCCTCGCCCTGCTGGAGCAGATCGCCCGCCGGGAAGGCTTCGGGCGCCTGCTGGGGGAGGGGTGTGACCTGGCGGCGCGGGAGATCGGTGGAGAAGCCCCGCGCTACTCCATCTCGGTCAACGGGCTGGAAGCATCCGGCCAGGACCCCCGCTCCCACAAGTCGGTGGGATGTACGTACGCCACCAACGTGCGCGGGGCCGATCACCTGCGCAGCCTGTCGGTGATCGACGAGCTAGGGTTCCACTCCAAGGCCGTCGAGCGCTTCCCCCACCTGGATCCGGAAGTGTGCGGGAACCTGCTGGATGAGACGTACAAGGGTTACATGGTGGCGGACCAGGAGGAGTGCTTCGCGGTGTGCGATTCCATGATCCTCTGCAAGTACGGGGTGATGTGGCCGCCCATCTACTACTTTCCGGAGTTCGCCCGCGCCATCTCCACCGCCACCGGCATGGAGGAATACGCCGACCCCGAGGCGGTACGGGCCCTGGGCCGCCGCATCTGCCACCTGCGGCGGGCGTTCAACGTCAGGGTGGGCTGGGACCGCTCCCGCGACACCCTGCACCCCCGCTTCACCGAGGAACCCATGCCCTCCGGCCCGGCGCAGGGCCAGGTGTGCCACCTGGAGCCCATGCTGAAGGAGTTCTACGAGGTCAGGGGCTACGATCAGGCCACCGGGCTGCCCTACCGGGATACCCTGGAGCAGGCCGGGCTGGGGGACGTGGCCGAGGAGCTGGGTCGCCTGGGCCGCCTGGCCCCGGGGCTGCGGCCCGCGCGGCCCCGTTCGGAGAAGTCCCGGTCCGGCGGCGGGGGGAGGTGA
- a CDS encoding 4Fe-4S dicluster domain-containing protein: MQKVLLVWPEKCTGCRVCELACSWEHEKVFSPALSRLQVVSWKREGVDVPMVCQQCQTALCMEACTARAISRDPETGAVLVDGRRCIGCHMCVLACPFGGPAIHPETGKIMKCDLCGGNPRCAEMCPVGAIEYVRADRVGLARKRASLGYLTRYLDLAVKEG; this comes from the coding sequence GTGCAGAAAGTGCTGCTGGTGTGGCCGGAGAAGTGTACCGGGTGCCGGGTGTGCGAGCTGGCCTGCTCGTGGGAGCACGAGAAGGTGTTCAGCCCCGCCCTTTCCCGCCTCCAGGTGGTTTCCTGGAAGCGGGAGGGGGTGGACGTCCCCATGGTGTGCCAGCAGTGCCAGACCGCCCTGTGCATGGAGGCGTGCACGGCCCGGGCCATCAGCCGCGACCCCGAAACGGGCGCGGTGCTGGTGGACGGGCGGCGGTGCATCGGGTGTCACATGTGCGTGCTGGCCTGTCCCTTCGGGGGCCCCGCCATCCACCCGGAGACGGGGAAGATCATGAAGTGCGACCTGTGCGGGGGCAACCCCCGCTGCGCCGAGATGTGCCCGGTGGGGGCCATCGAGTACGTGCGGGCCGACCGGGTGGGCCTGGCGCGCAAGCGGGCCAGCCTGGGTTACCTCACCCGCTACCTGGACCTGGCGGTGAAGGAGGGGTGA
- a CDS encoding MoaD/ThiS family protein — MKVSVKVVGPLAQYYPAGEAEVELPEGARAAQLIETLELPRFPPVVVVVNDRRAGEDVILRAGDRVALLWPAGGG; from the coding sequence TTGAAGGTATCGGTTAAGGTGGTAGGGCCGCTCGCCCAGTACTACCCCGCCGGAGAGGCGGAGGTGGAGTTGCCGGAAGGCGCCCGCGCCGCCCAGCTCATTGAGACCCTGGAGCTGCCCCGCTTTCCCCCGGTGGTGGTGGTGGTGAACGACCGCCGGGCGGGCGAAGATGTGATCCTGCGGGCGGGAGACCGGGTGGCTCTCCTGTGGCCGGCGGGGGGCGGATAG
- a CDS encoding aldehyde ferredoxin oxidoreductase family protein, with amino-acid sequence MSGYAGRILRVDLTRGEVRKEPLDHELARRFLGGTGYASWLLYREVGPEVDPLGPHNRLYFFTGPFTGTMWPQGNRYVVTTRSPLTGIWGEAHAAGHWAPALKFAGYDGLVVEGASPRPVYVFVEDGRVEIRDAAHLWGRNVHETEDILLDAHGDDCRVASIGPAGENLVLVAAIVNDRDRVAARCGVGAVMGAKRLKAICVRGTGGVEVADPARYPDFCRRMVGKLLDDPIAGTRVVYGTAGLMEIMSDIGRVPAWNLRSGVFPAARRIGGRRLRDEYLIKPRADFACAQRCGRYVEVKEGGFRCRTGGPEFETLAALGSRCGVDDLEAVIYAGYLCNVLGMDTIGAGAVISWAMEAWDRGLLPRELAGDLDLTWGNADTVVELTRRLAYRRGLGDLLANGSLRAARELGREAGKLVMHVKGMEIAGQEPRGQKSMGLAMATSARGADHLYAFPVLDEGGFDEEIRRVYGPQYMPGMADRLSPLHKGHMVYVNENWAAVVESVGACKYGTMVPPTLGYEEVAEGLVVTCGMDCSVSDLEKLGERVVNLQRMYNVRLGIGRAHDTLPERLLKEPAPDGPARGHVVELDYMLDEYYRERGWTSQGIPTRERLEELGLPELVRDLEGIG; translated from the coding sequence TTGTCCGGGTATGCGGGTAGGATCCTGCGGGTCGACCTGACGCGGGGCGAGGTCAGGAAGGAACCCCTGGATCACGAGCTGGCTCGTCGCTTCCTGGGGGGCACCGGGTACGCCTCCTGGCTCCTCTACCGCGAGGTGGGGCCGGAAGTGGATCCCCTGGGCCCCCATAACCGGCTCTACTTCTTCACGGGGCCCTTCACGGGCACCATGTGGCCCCAGGGCAACCGCTACGTGGTAACCACCCGCTCCCCCCTCACCGGGATCTGGGGGGAGGCCCACGCCGCCGGGCACTGGGCCCCCGCCCTCAAGTTCGCGGGGTACGACGGGCTGGTGGTGGAAGGAGCTTCCCCCCGGCCCGTTTACGTTTTCGTGGAGGACGGGCGGGTGGAGATCAGGGACGCCGCTCACCTGTGGGGGAGGAACGTCCACGAGACCGAAGACATCCTGTTGGACGCCCACGGCGACGACTGCCGGGTGGCCAGCATCGGGCCCGCGGGGGAGAACCTGGTGCTGGTGGCTGCCATCGTTAACGACCGCGACCGGGTGGCGGCCAGGTGCGGCGTGGGGGCGGTGATGGGGGCCAAGCGGCTGAAGGCCATCTGTGTGCGGGGCACGGGCGGGGTGGAGGTGGCCGACCCGGCCCGCTATCCCGACTTCTGCCGCCGCATGGTCGGGAAGCTGCTGGACGACCCCATCGCCGGCACCCGTGTGGTTTACGGCACCGCCGGCCTCATGGAGATCATGTCGGACATAGGCCGGGTTCCCGCCTGGAACCTTCGTTCAGGGGTGTTCCCGGCCGCCCGCCGCATCGGGGGCAGGCGACTGCGGGACGAGTACCTGATCAAGCCGCGGGCCGACTTCGCCTGCGCCCAGCGCTGCGGCCGTTACGTGGAGGTGAAGGAGGGTGGCTTCCGCTGCCGCACGGGCGGACCCGAGTTCGAGACCCTGGCCGCCCTGGGGTCCCGCTGCGGGGTGGACGACCTGGAGGCGGTGATCTACGCCGGTTACCTCTGCAACGTGCTGGGGATGGACACCATCGGCGCCGGGGCGGTGATTTCCTGGGCTATGGAAGCGTGGGACCGGGGGTTGCTCCCCCGGGAGCTGGCGGGCGACCTGGACCTGACCTGGGGTAACGCCGACACCGTGGTGGAGCTCACCCGCCGGCTGGCCTACCGTCGGGGCCTGGGGGACCTGCTGGCAAACGGCTCCCTGCGCGCGGCCCGCGAGCTGGGCCGGGAGGCAGGGAAGCTGGTCATGCACGTCAAGGGGATGGAAATCGCCGGGCAGGAGCCGCGGGGACAGAAGTCTATGGGGCTGGCCATGGCCACTTCCGCCCGCGGGGCCGACCACCTCTACGCCTTCCCGGTGCTGGACGAGGGCGGCTTCGACGAGGAGATCAGGCGGGTTTACGGTCCCCAGTACATGCCCGGGATGGCCGACCGCCTCTCGCCCCTACACAAGGGGCACATGGTGTACGTCAACGAGAACTGGGCGGCGGTGGTGGAGTCGGTGGGGGCGTGCAAGTACGGCACCATGGTGCCCCCCACCCTGGGATATGAGGAGGTGGCCGAGGGGCTGGTGGTCACGTGCGGTATGGACTGCTCCGTCAGCGACCTGGAGAAGCTGGGCGAGCGGGTGGTCAACCTGCAGCGCATGTACAACGTGCGGCTAGGGATCGGGCGGGCGCACGACACCCTGCCCGAGCGGCTGTTGAAGGAACCGGCGCCCGATGGGCCCGCGCGGGGCCACGTGGTGGAGCTGGACTACATGCTGGACGAGTACTACCGCGAGCGCGGCTGGACCTCCCAGGGCATCCCCACCCGGGAGCGCCTGGAGGAGCTGGGATTGCCCGAGCTGGTGAGAGACCTTGAAGGTATCGGTTAA
- a CDS encoding 4Fe-4S dicluster domain-containing protein has translation MTGEVEALAHYEADARECTGCRYCEAACSLHHFARVAPALARVRVRRYDDGRDEVVMCRNCADHPCVDACPTGALAVRDGHVDLERDLCTACRACQEACPHGAVFLHPQEEYPLICIQCGTCAAFCPPGVMKLVRVCG, from the coding sequence GTGACGGGAGAGGTCGAGGCGCTCGCGCACTACGAGGCGGATGCCAGGGAGTGCACGGGGTGCCGGTACTGCGAAGCCGCCTGCAGCCTGCATCACTTCGCCCGGGTGGCCCCGGCCCTGGCCCGCGTGCGGGTGAGGCGGTACGACGACGGGCGGGACGAGGTGGTCATGTGCCGCAACTGCGCCGACCATCCCTGCGTGGACGCCTGCCCCACGGGAGCCCTCGCCGTGCGGGACGGCCACGTGGACCTGGAGCGGGACCTGTGCACCGCCTGCCGGGCCTGCCAGGAGGCGTGTCCCCACGGGGCGGTGTTCCTGCATCCCCAGGAAGAGTACCCGCTCATCTGCATCCAGTGTGGTACCTGTGCGGCGTTCTGCCCACCGGGGGTGATGAAGCTTGTCCGGGTATGCGGGTAG
- a CDS encoding ornithine carbamoyltransferase: MFDLKGQDLLRTPDWPREALDRAIELAGEMKANRWHPRYLDLLKGKTMLMLFYSESSRTRQSFEAAMTELGGHAQFLEPQKMRVQTRTYRGEVVKDTAGVMSRYGQVVGVRIAEDKLDRYGEGYALIKEYADHASVPVINMCDDTYHPCQALADLMTLQEAFAQKEFHGRKFLHVWGYSPTKARSWCSVQESLLLQARYGWDITVAYPPGFDLDPAIIEQAKGYAARAGGKFEITHDLEEAYRGAHVVYSRNWMSPRRYEIGMEAELASYRPYQHWCTTPELMAKTENACFVHPMPIERGFEVADEVVDSDRSLVYDQAENRLHVQKAILALVLGALT; encoded by the coding sequence ATGTTTGACTTGAAGGGCCAGGATCTTCTGCGCACGCCGGACTGGCCGCGGGAAGCCCTGGACCGGGCGATAGAGCTCGCCGGGGAGATGAAAGCCAACCGGTGGCATCCGCGCTACCTGGATCTGCTCAAGGGCAAGACCATGCTCATGCTGTTCTACTCTGAGTCCAGCCGCACCCGGCAGTCCTTCGAGGCAGCCATGACCGAGTTGGGGGGTCACGCGCAGTTCCTGGAGCCCCAGAAGATGCGTGTCCAGACCAGGACCTACCGGGGTGAGGTGGTGAAGGATACCGCCGGAGTGATGTCGCGCTACGGGCAGGTCGTCGGGGTCAGGATCGCGGAAGACAAGCTGGACCGCTACGGAGAAGGGTACGCGCTCATCAAGGAGTATGCCGACCACGCCTCCGTACCCGTGATCAACATGTGCGACGATACCTATCACCCCTGCCAGGCCCTGGCCGACCTGATGACGCTGCAGGAAGCGTTCGCACAGAAGGAGTTCCATGGCAGGAAGTTCCTGCACGTGTGGGGCTACTCGCCCACCAAGGCGCGCAGCTGGTGCTCGGTGCAGGAAAGCCTGCTCCTGCAGGCCCGATACGGGTGGGACATCACCGTCGCGTATCCCCCCGGGTTCGACCTGGACCCCGCCATCATCGAGCAGGCGAAGGGTTACGCTGCCCGGGCGGGGGGGAAATTCGAGATCACCCACGACCTGGAGGAAGCTTACCGGGGCGCCCACGTGGTGTACTCGCGCAACTGGATGAGCCCGCGCCGCTACGAGATCGGGATGGAGGCTGAACTGGCGAGCTATAGGCCGTACCAGCACTGGTGCACCACCCCAGAACTCATGGCGAAGACAGAAAACGCCTGCTTCGTCCACCCCATGCCCATCGAGCGCGGGTTCGAGGTGGCGGACGAGGTGGTGGATTCGGACCGCTCCCTGGTCTACGATCAGGCGGAAAACCGGCTGCACGTGCAGAAGGCCATCCTGGCCCTGGTGCTGGGGGCTCTCACCTGA